A window of the Virgibacillus pantothenticus genome harbors these coding sequences:
- a CDS encoding energy-coupling factor transporter transmembrane component T family protein produces MNNAMVIGQYVPGNSLVHRLDPRTKITIIFIFVFIVFLANNIWSYTILTIFALTSMLTSRVPLKFVLKGLMPVWFLIIFTFILHLIITKEGTVIFEVFAFQVYSGGLIQGFAISMRFFLLILVTSLLTLTTTPIEITDAIESILQPLKKVRFPVHELALMMSISLRFIPTLLQETEKISKAQASRGVDFRTGKIKDRIQAVVPLLVPLFVSAFKRAEELAMAMEARGYQGGEGRTKLRELKLSKLDVWIYLLFVIVIIGLLITRN; encoded by the coding sequence ATGAATAATGCAATGGTTATTGGTCAGTACGTACCAGGGAATTCCCTCGTTCACCGATTAGATCCACGAACGAAAATTACCATCATCTTTATCTTTGTATTTATCGTCTTTTTAGCTAATAATATTTGGAGCTATACGATACTAACCATTTTTGCGCTTACAAGTATGTTGACATCTCGTGTACCGTTGAAATTTGTACTAAAGGGATTAATGCCTGTCTGGTTTTTAATTATCTTTACGTTTATCCTTCATTTGATCATTACAAAAGAAGGAACCGTAATTTTTGAGGTGTTTGCATTTCAGGTTTATTCTGGTGGGCTAATTCAAGGGTTTGCTATTTCGATGCGCTTCTTTTTGCTTATCTTAGTCACGTCGCTATTAACATTAACAACAACGCCAATCGAAATAACGGATGCCATTGAAAGCATTCTGCAACCATTAAAAAAAGTGCGCTTTCCTGTCCATGAATTAGCCTTGATGATGTCAATATCACTTCGGTTTATTCCAACCTTGCTGCAAGAAACAGAAAAAATCTCGAAAGCGCAAGCGTCACGGGGTGTTGATTTTCGAACAGGAAAGATCAAAGATAGAATACAAGCTGTTGTACCGTTACTCGTTCCACTATTTGTCAGTGCCTTTAAACGAGCAGAGGAACTGGCAATGGCCATGGAAGCAAGAGGCTATCAAGGCGGCGAAGGCAGAACCAAGTTGCGTGAATTAAAATTAAGTAAGCTTGATGTTTGGATATATCTTTTGTTTGTAATCGTCATTATTGGATTATTGATCACAAGGAACTAG
- the truA gene encoding tRNA pseudouridine(38-40) synthase TruA, with protein MQRLKCTLQYDGSGFSGFQIQPGKRTVQGILENALLKMHKGEPVRIHPSGRTDTGVHAKGQTIHFDSPYSISLYNWKQALNTLLPHDVYVKQVETVPDTFHARYDVVEKEYRYYVYHKEEPDVFKRNYSYFFPYALDLTAMQAACRYLEGTHDFTTFSSAKATTRGSKQRTLYQVSCEKSRSEIEFIFRGSGFLYNMVRIIVGVLLDIGQGRRKPADIDVLLSKRDRRAVGETVPSQGLYLWRVTY; from the coding sequence ATGCAACGACTAAAATGTACACTTCAATATGATGGCTCTGGTTTCTCCGGCTTTCAAATCCAGCCCGGGAAAAGAACGGTGCAGGGGATATTAGAAAATGCATTACTAAAAATGCATAAGGGTGAACCTGTACGCATTCATCCATCGGGGCGAACAGATACAGGTGTTCATGCAAAAGGACAGACGATCCACTTTGATTCGCCCTATAGCATCTCTTTATACAACTGGAAGCAAGCATTGAATACATTGCTTCCCCATGATGTATATGTGAAACAGGTGGAGACGGTTCCAGATACATTTCATGCCCGCTATGATGTAGTTGAAAAGGAATATCGCTATTATGTTTACCATAAAGAAGAACCAGATGTATTTAAACGCAATTACTCTTACTTTTTCCCGTATGCTCTAGATTTAACGGCGATGCAAGCTGCATGTCGTTATTTGGAGGGGACCCATGATTTCACCACTTTTTCTTCTGCCAAAGCGACAACTAGAGGTAGTAAGCAACGAACACTCTATCAAGTATCCTGTGAAAAGAGCAGATCGGAAATTGAATTTATTTTCCGTGGGAGCGGCTTTTTATACAATATGGTGCGAATTATAGTAGGTGTATTATTAGATATAGGACAAGGAAGACGTAAACCGGCTGATATAGACGTTTTGCTGTCAAAAAGGGATAGAAGGGCAGTAGGCGAAACAGTGCCTTCACAAGGCCTCTATTTGTGGCGTGTGACGTATTGA
- the rplM gene encoding 50S ribosomal protein L13, with translation MRTTFMANENNIERKWLVVDAEGKRLGRLASEVAAILRGKHKPTYTPHADTGDHVIIINAEKIELTGNKLTDKKYYRHSNYPGGLKERNAYEMRTKYPERMLEMAVSGMLPKGPLGRRMAKKLHVFRGAEHNHQAQKPEVYELRG, from the coding sequence ATGCGCACAACTTTCATGGCAAATGAAAATAATATTGAACGCAAATGGCTAGTTGTTGATGCAGAAGGCAAACGATTAGGTCGTTTAGCAAGTGAAGTTGCTGCGATCCTTCGCGGAAAGCATAAACCAACTTACACACCACATGCAGATACAGGTGACCATGTTATTATTATTAATGCAGAGAAAATCGAATTAACTGGTAACAAATTAACAGACAAAAAATATTACCGCCATTCTAACTATCCAGGTGGTTTAAAAGAACGTAATGCATACGAAATGCGTACAAAATACCCTGAGCGTATGCTAGAAATGGCAGTTAGCGGAATGCTTCCTAAAGGCCCTTTAGGTCGCAGAATGGCTAAGAAGCTTCACGTATTCAGAGGCGCTGAACACAATCATCAAGCACAAAAACCAGAAGTTTATGAGCTTCGTGGGTAA
- the rpsI gene encoding 30S ribosomal protein S9 translates to MAQVQYYGTGRRKKSTARVRLIPGTGNITINGRNAADYFPYETQLLILNQPLVATETQGTYDIIVNVHGGGFTGQAGAIRHGVARALLEANPEYRSALKAEGFLTRDARMKERYKYGLKKARRAPQFSKR, encoded by the coding sequence TTGGCACAAGTACAATACTATGGCACAGGTCGTCGTAAAAAATCAACTGCACGCGTACGTCTAATACCTGGTACAGGGAACATTACGATTAATGGTCGTAACGCAGCGGATTATTTCCCATATGAAACACAGTTGTTAATTCTAAATCAACCACTTGTAGCAACAGAAACGCAAGGGACATATGACATCATTGTCAACGTTCATGGTGGTGGCTTCACTGGTCAGGCAGGAGCTATCCGTCACGGAGTTGCACGTGCATTGCTTGAAGCAAATCCTGAGTACCGTAGCGCTCTAAAAGCAGAGGGCTTCCTAACTCGTGATGCTCGTATGAAAGAGCGTTATAAATATGGTCTTAAAAAAGCACGTCGTGCACCTCAGTTCTCAAAACGTTAA
- a CDS encoding tyrosine-type recombinase/integrase → MSFYLTVTTGLRPGELVEVKNENIHLNKRYFRGGFKTEAGTNRVIPIHKKVHKLIEDRMDPSNEYLITNYEGNKLSYYVYYHEKFKKIMQQLELKHKPHDCRHTFATLMDNAGANKLSIKRIMGHADKDITDKVYTHKDIEQLLIAIDML, encoded by the coding sequence GTGTCTTTTTACTTGACGGTCACAACAGGCTTACGCCCGGGAGAATTAGTTGAAGTAAAGAACGAAAACATTCATCTTAATAAAAGGTATTTTCGAGGTGGCTTCAAAACGGAAGCTGGGACGAATAGGGTAATACCTATCCACAAAAAAGTCCATAAATTGATTGAAGATCGTATGGATCCTAGTAACGAATACTTGATAACAAATTATGAAGGAAACAAATTGAGCTACTATGTTTATTACCATGAGAAATTTAAGAAGATTATGCAACAGCTAGAATTAAAACACAAGCCTCACGACTGCAGACACACCTTTGCAACACTCATGGATAACGCTGGCGCAAACAAACTGTCGATCAAACGGATTATGGGGCATGCAGATAAGGATATCACAGACAAAGTCTACACCCATAAGGACATCGAGCAGCTACTTATAGCAATTGACATGCTATGA
- a CDS encoding helix-turn-helix transcriptional regulator, which translates to MLFRDKLKKEREERGWSQDRLAEKIYVSRQSISKWETGKNYPSIELIIELSDLFDITIDELLRSDEDLTEKIIQDSKQQLGWQSYILIGLGVLIGIVLVSLITHQGINWISIGRATGLAALLFIFYFLFRQGAKRVKQNK; encoded by the coding sequence ATTCTTTTTAGAGACAAATTAAAAAAAGAAAGAGAAGAGAGGGGGTGGTCACAAGATCGCCTTGCTGAAAAAATATACGTTAGTCGTCAATCAATTTCGAAATGGGAAACCGGTAAAAACTATCCCAGCATCGAGTTGATAATTGAATTAAGTGATCTGTTTGATATCACTATCGATGAATTATTAAGGAGTGATGAGGATTTGACAGAAAAGATAATTCAAGACAGCAAACAACAGTTAGGTTGGCAATCATATATTTTGATTGGTTTAGGTGTTCTAATAGGGATTGTACTTGTTAGCTTAATCACACATCAAGGAATCAATTGGATTTCTATTGGTAGAGCAACTGGTTTAGCAGCTCTCTTGTTTATTTTTTATTTTCTTTTTCGCCAGGGGGCAAAGAGAGTGAAACAAAACAAATAA
- a CDS encoding Imm6 family immunity protein translates to MANTNFSSLTEDGKVIFFLGLSEKVLAVFSQKEDQILAQEVIYKCWEWLKGKENIGDILYELLVNEENGITIIQEMSDNETDVLAWNCVIDAVAYTSRKAFEREGVKYYPEPIALVDDTLVDHFMDCFSKCIEDSDSYIQRIIFFLDDYKNGNIAGDLRTEVLRGLQIQN, encoded by the coding sequence ATGGCTAATACTAACTTTAGTAGTTTAACAGAAGATGGTAAAGTAATATTTTTTCTTGGACTTTCAGAAAAAGTTTTGGCGGTATTTTCTCAAAAGGAAGATCAAATTTTAGCCCAGGAAGTTATATATAAATGTTGGGAATGGCTAAAAGGTAAAGAAAATATAGGGGATATTCTTTATGAATTATTAGTTAATGAGGAAAATGGTATAACAATAATTCAAGAGATGTCAGATAATGAAACAGATGTCTTAGCTTGGAACTGTGTTATTGATGCAGTTGCTTATACTAGTAGAAAAGCATTTGAAAGAGAAGGTGTCAAATATTATCCAGAACCAATTGCTTTAGTTGATGATACATTAGTAGATCATTTTATGGATTGTTTTTCAAAATGTATAGAGGATTCAGATAGTTATATTCAGAGAATAATTTTTTTCTTGGATGATTATAAGAATGGGAATATTGCGGGTGATTTGCGGACAGAAGTTTTAAGGGGATTACAAATACAAAATTAA
- a CDS encoding site-specific integrase — MIYTGLRPGDLVEVKNENIHLDKRYFRGGFKTEAGTNRVIPIHKKIHSLIEARMDPKKEYLVINHENNKMSCYVYYHEKWKKIMEQLEMDHKPHDCRHTFATLMDNAGANK; from the coding sequence ATGATCTATACAGGTTTACGACCGGGAGACTTAGTTGAAGTAAAGAACGAAAACATTCATCTTGATAAAAGGTACTTCCGGGGAGGTTTTAAAACAGAAGCTGGAACAAACCGAGTAATCCCCATTCACAAAAAAATACATTCACTTATCGAAGCTCGCATGGATCCAAAGAAGGAATATCTCGTCATTAATCATGAAAACAACAAAATGAGTTGCTACGTCTACTATCACGAAAAATGGAAGAAGATCATGGAGCAATTAGAAATGGATCATAAACCTCATGACTGTAGACACACATTTGCAACACTCATGGATAACGCCGGCGCGAACAAGTAG
- a CDS encoding ImmA/IrrE family metallo-endopeptidase: MNIKKRTIDAFGSNQEVNGKSYYTIVLGNNKSFYRRQFDVAHELGTVSPHQNHSTSCNYNRNELREVVFFP, translated from the coding sequence TTGAATATTAAAAAGAGAACTATTGACGCTTTCGGATCTAATCAAGAAGTAAATGGAAAATCTTATTACACTATTGTTTTAGGAAATAATAAGTCTTTTTACAGACGTCAGTTTGATGTGGCTCATGAATTAGGGACCGTTTCTCCACACCAAAACCACTCCACTTCCTGTAACTATAATCGAAACGAGTTACGGGAGGTGGTATTTTTTCCATAA
- a CDS encoding T7SS effector LXG polymorphic toxin: MSDLHSYIDKTISQLEQIHTRVKNIQKSIEGMIALEDAFKGKTANSIRTFYQEVHMPFLLFLEGFITNYSDTLQEMKKSIQDMEPNKDGVIREDFLSQDVQRGFERMEQITMALTDEANAVLHSVKDIVNIPNIDDGEFLDKVQHAKKLNRQTIEKLHAFDRHNTAKLEPVEQDIRTMKNYISQIRELGNNGKLCVDKYQARQLADQKFHKELISGIKNKAVRNAIGLEAVLGEVGKLLLFRYNRFAAIPIQYLQKHFGLKTMDYSYRAMHAAVAASGDRLTTGEFTTIEHQVVSRVKVSDYKKEWHGVYYTLIDGRKVREFKESDGSVTYELVSSIPDDRRQNAFQKSAQAFQEIGSDVVKAAEDRNEAKFDSFYDFGNYITFGALNTGQDFSKGLQVRAENMLNTPKDFVNWLTVGGVDMMHGTISPEETYSKEHWLSSFGLFSTVFGTKSFLSKPKSGSKFADQNDVGEVISKNNTYTRSSLKIPTMLNIKEWMRTQIPKVNVVSDTRGGYHYTVSKGSSDLKKNNNNLKNEKDIYKVNPNDSESALKGYQQNSKHTVQKDRKQVVSFTKEQLATKPLYSPAPDKWIKKGGTVKIDEDGVWVYTNKKGQTVGYPGGYPDFTEFSHPTVKPVEVEFANPTNRPLDYKNSNIKAGLSKDSDPPVASLYEAPEGYTWHHHQDGRTMILVDKKIHREFTHTGGISVVNRK; this comes from the coding sequence GTGAGCGACCTTCATAGCTATATTGACAAAACCATATCGCAGCTTGAACAAATACATACACGAGTAAAAAACATCCAGAAAAGCATAGAGGGTATGATAGCTTTGGAGGATGCGTTTAAAGGAAAAACGGCAAATTCTATTCGAACATTCTATCAAGAGGTGCACATGCCGTTTCTGTTGTTCCTAGAAGGTTTTATTACGAATTACTCCGATACCTTACAGGAAATGAAAAAGTCGATTCAGGACATGGAACCAAACAAAGATGGGGTTATTCGTGAGGATTTTCTTTCTCAAGATGTGCAACGAGGCTTTGAGCGAATGGAACAGATTACCATGGCGTTAACGGATGAGGCAAATGCCGTTCTTCACTCGGTCAAAGATATTGTTAACATTCCCAATATAGACGATGGGGAATTCCTAGATAAAGTACAGCATGCGAAAAAGCTGAACCGTCAGACGATAGAGAAGCTCCACGCTTTTGATCGCCATAATACAGCTAAGCTAGAACCCGTAGAACAAGATATACGAACGATGAAGAATTATATTAGTCAAATCCGTGAGCTAGGAAACAATGGAAAGTTATGTGTTGATAAGTACCAAGCTAGACAGTTAGCTGATCAAAAGTTTCATAAAGAACTTATATCTGGTATCAAGAATAAAGCTGTGAGAAACGCAATTGGGCTTGAGGCAGTGCTTGGCGAAGTAGGCAAGCTTCTACTCTTTAGGTATAATCGATTTGCTGCTATTCCTATTCAGTATTTGCAGAAACATTTTGGACTGAAAACCATGGATTATAGTTACCGGGCTATGCATGCAGCTGTAGCAGCATCAGGTGACCGTTTAACTACAGGAGAATTTACTACCATTGAACACCAAGTGGTTTCTAGAGTAAAGGTTTCTGACTATAAGAAAGAATGGCATGGTGTATACTATACGCTAATTGATGGTAGAAAAGTCCGTGAGTTTAAAGAATCTGATGGTTCCGTGACGTACGAATTGGTATCATCAATTCCAGATGATCGGAGGCAAAATGCATTTCAAAAGTCTGCTCAAGCGTTTCAAGAGATAGGTTCGGATGTAGTAAAAGCAGCAGAGGATAGAAATGAAGCTAAATTCGACTCTTTTTATGATTTTGGAAATTATATTACTTTTGGTGCATTGAATACGGGACAGGACTTTTCAAAAGGTCTTCAGGTCCGGGCAGAAAATATGTTGAATACACCAAAAGACTTTGTTAACTGGCTTACTGTTGGTGGAGTAGACATGATGCATGGGACAATAAGTCCTGAAGAAACGTATTCCAAAGAACATTGGTTATCTAGTTTTGGTTTGTTTTCAACGGTTTTTGGTACAAAGTCGTTCCTTTCTAAGCCAAAATCTGGTAGTAAGTTTGCGGACCAAAACGACGTTGGAGAAGTAATTTCTAAAAATAATACGTATACAAGGTCCTCTCTAAAAATTCCTACGATGTTGAATATAAAGGAATGGATGAGAACACAAATACCTAAAGTCAATGTAGTTAGTGATACGAGAGGCGGCTATCACTATACAGTGAGTAAGGGAAGTAGTGATTTAAAAAAGAATAACAACAATCTTAAAAACGAAAAAGACATCTATAAGGTTAACCCTAATGATAGTGAAAGTGCACTTAAAGGTTATCAACAGAACAGTAAACATACAGTGCAGAAGGATAGAAAACAAGTTGTAAGCTTTACAAAAGAGCAGCTTGCTACTAAACCTTTATATTCTCCTGCTCCAGATAAGTGGATAAAAAAGGGTGGAACTGTAAAAATAGATGAAGATGGGGTCTGGGTATATACAAACAAGAAAGGTCAAACTGTAGGATATCCTGGGGGGTATCCTGATTTTACAGAGTTTTCACATCCAACTGTCAAGCCAGTAGAAGTTGAATTTGCAAATCCAACGAATCGGCCTTTAGATTATAAAAACTCTAATATAAAAGCGGGATTAAGCAAAGATTCCGATCCACCGGTCGCTTCTTTATACGAAGCGCCTGAAGGTTATACTTGGCATCATCATCAAGACGGAAGAACAATGATTCTTGTTGACAAAAAAATTCATAGGGAATTTACTCATACCGGTGGAATTAGCGTCGTTAATAGAAAATAA
- a CDS encoding SMI1/KNR4 family protein, with translation MAEIFGSHKNLSLEQIEKFEIEYNVKLTKLYKIFLLKWNGGKVAPNLFTISGEQGRSVLNVFYGIGDMYDNLADFIDIMDERLPAGFIPIGDDPAGNAICLGTKEPYYEKIYFWDHEQEPENSDDMSNMYFLANNIEEFLNSLYGEDEQNNS, from the coding sequence ATGGCGGAAATTTTTGGTTCACATAAAAATCTTTCGTTAGAACAAATAGAGAAATTTGAAATTGAATATAATGTTAAACTTACAAAATTATATAAGATATTTTTATTAAAATGGAATGGTGGAAAAGTAGCTCCTAACTTATTCACGATATCGGGCGAACAAGGCCGAAGTGTATTGAATGTATTTTACGGAATCGGTGATATGTATGATAATCTGGCTGATTTTATAGATATAATGGACGAAAGGTTACCGGCGGGATTTATTCCAATTGGAGATGACCCAGCAGGTAATGCTATATGCTTAGGCACTAAGGAACCATATTATGAAAAAATTTACTTCTGGGATCATGAGCAGGAACCAGAGAATTCTGATGATATGAGTAATATGTATTTTTTAGCCAATAACATTGAAGAATTCCTAAATAGTTTATATGGAGAAGACGAACAAAATAACTCTTAG
- a CDS encoding imm11 family protein: MTAWNFREQINILKYVDDDYTGEILNRPELTKLLDVVDVINYERSTYTIFELEDEKIYDITKFALNENKINGKHIFKLKDKGIPIFVSETFKKLVEENNITGCDFLEVEVV, from the coding sequence ATGACTGCATGGAATTTTCGGGAACAAATAAATATTCTAAAATATGTAGATGATGATTACACTGGCGAGATACTTAATCGGCCGGAATTAACAAAATTGCTGGATGTAGTTGATGTTATTAACTATGAACGTTCAACATATACTATTTTTGAATTGGAAGACGAAAAAATATATGACATTACCAAATTTGCGTTAAATGAAAATAAGATTAACGGAAAACATATATTTAAGTTAAAAGATAAAGGAATTCCAATATTCGTCTCCGAAACCTTCAAGAAATTAGTAGAAGAAAATAACATTACAGGTTGTGACTTTTTGGAGGTTGAAGTAGTTTGA
- a CDS encoding PRD domain-containing protein: MTVKIIKKFNNNVIMSLNDKSQEVILIGNGLGFGVSPGDTINKDKIEKTFVIDNDYNRETVYDFLSDIPKEQLELTKDIIELTENLLKVQLNDYLYLSLSDHLYYAFKRHKSGTDISNPLLNEIQKIYPKEYEAAMLALQLIFESTGTKLAKDEAGFIALHFVNAQQGQITINETMKIPKMIKEILRIIEFHFSIQLDTSSISYDRFITHLKYFIKRSIDSNEEEHNSQTNVMLQSLRMNTPKIYDCVEKISEYMQKTQEVTINEDEKFYLFVYIYKLTTKE; encoded by the coding sequence ATGACAGTGAAAATTATAAAAAAATTTAATAATAATGTTATTATGTCACTTAATGATAAAAGTCAAGAAGTCATTTTAATTGGGAATGGTCTTGGTTTTGGAGTAAGTCCAGGAGATACAATTAATAAGGACAAGATCGAGAAAACTTTCGTAATAGATAATGACTATAATCGAGAAACAGTCTACGATTTCTTGTCAGATATCCCTAAAGAACAACTCGAATTAACCAAGGATATTATAGAACTTACAGAGAATTTGTTAAAGGTTCAATTAAATGATTATTTGTATTTGTCACTGTCAGATCATTTATATTACGCTTTTAAGCGACATAAATCCGGTACAGATATCAGTAACCCTTTATTAAATGAGATTCAAAAAATCTATCCGAAAGAATACGAGGCAGCTATGCTTGCTTTACAATTGATATTTGAATCAACTGGAACAAAGCTAGCAAAAGATGAGGCAGGGTTTATTGCCTTGCATTTTGTAAATGCCCAACAAGGACAGATTACAATTAATGAAACAATGAAGATTCCCAAAATGATCAAAGAAATATTGCGGATAATAGAATTTCATTTTTCCATTCAATTGGATACGTCATCAATTTCTTATGATCGCTTTATTACTCACTTAAAATACTTTATTAAACGAAGCATTGATTCAAATGAAGAAGAACACAATTCACAAACGAATGTGATGCTACAGTCATTAAGGATGAATACACCCAAAATCTATGATTGTGTTGAAAAAATTTCTGAGTATATGCAAAAAACACAAGAAGTAACCATAAATGAAGATGAAAAGTTTTATTTATTCGTTTATATTTATAAATTAACAACTAAAGAATAA
- a CDS encoding glycoside hydrolase family 1 protein produces MNNIKGFPENFLWGGAIAANQIEGAWNEDGKSIGLSDLFIYNPDKDNSKLHTANMTQADVEFAVNDKDGYYPKRHGIDFYHTYKEDLKYLKEMGFKTLRFSINWARIFPSIEDYTPNEKGLEFYDNFIDEVIKNGMEPIVTILHYEIPLYITEKYHGWKDKGVIDFFEKYGQTLIERYHDKVKYWIPINQINLLHIEPFLSIGTCIDTVENFEEAKYQGVHNQIVGSALLKKFAKEKGYDIKFGTMLADLTAYPENAHPDNVLLAMKHNRLNYFYTDVQFRGAYPGYIRRFFNESEIDIKITKEEEALLKENTLDFLAVSYYFSQMVSSELSKEQHVSYTYSSAKKNPFVQVSPWGWAIDSKGFYNCLSQYWDRYQKPILIAENGLGMYDKLENETVDDDYRIEYIKDHLIQLKECIEDGIEIIGYCAWGPIDLVSASTQEMEKRYGFVYVDIDNLGNGTGKRYRKKSFNWYKEVIATNGENL; encoded by the coding sequence ATGAACAACATTAAAGGATTTCCAGAGAATTTTTTATGGGGAGGAGCCATTGCGGCCAATCAAATAGAGGGGGCTTGGAATGAAGATGGTAAAAGTATTGGCTTATCAGATTTGTTTATTTATAACCCAGATAAGGATAATTCTAAGCTCCATACGGCAAATATGACTCAAGCAGATGTAGAATTTGCAGTCAATGACAAAGATGGATACTATCCTAAAAGACATGGAATTGACTTCTATCATACGTATAAAGAGGATTTAAAATATTTAAAAGAAATGGGATTTAAAACTTTACGTTTTTCAATCAACTGGGCTCGGATATTTCCTAGTATAGAAGACTATACGCCCAATGAAAAAGGACTAGAATTCTACGATAACTTTATTGATGAGGTTATCAAAAATGGTATGGAACCAATTGTAACCATTTTACATTACGAAATTCCTTTGTATATTACAGAAAAATATCATGGTTGGAAAGATAAAGGTGTCATTGATTTTTTTGAAAAATATGGTCAAACATTGATAGAAAGGTATCACGATAAAGTAAAATATTGGATTCCAATCAACCAAATTAACTTACTCCATATTGAACCATTTCTTTCAATAGGGACATGCATTGATACCGTTGAAAACTTTGAAGAAGCAAAATACCAAGGGGTTCATAACCAAATAGTAGGTAGTGCCTTATTGAAAAAATTTGCCAAAGAAAAAGGGTATGATATAAAATTTGGCACAATGCTGGCTGACTTAACTGCTTATCCGGAAAATGCCCACCCTGATAATGTGTTATTGGCTATGAAACACAATCGTTTAAATTATTTCTATACCGATGTTCAGTTTAGAGGCGCATATCCTGGTTATATCAGAAGATTCTTTAATGAAAGTGAAATTGATATAAAGATAACTAAAGAAGAAGAAGCATTGTTGAAAGAGAATACACTTGATTTCTTAGCTGTTTCTTATTATTTTTCACAAATGGTATCCAGCGAGTTAAGCAAAGAGCAGCATGTTTCATACACGTACAGTTCGGCCAAAAAAAATCCGTTTGTTCAAGTCAGTCCATGGGGATGGGCAATTGATTCCAAAGGATTCTATAACTGCCTCTCTCAATATTGGGATCGTTATCAAAAACCAATCTTAATTGCCGAAAATGGGTTAGGAATGTATGACAAATTAGAAAATGAAACCGTAGATGATGACTATAGAATTGAGTATATTAAAGATCATTTAATCCAGTTAAAAGAGTGTATTGAAGATGGTATTGAGATTATAGGTTACTGTGCTTGGGGACCAATAGATTTAGTGAGTGCTTCCACGCAAGAAATGGAAAAACGTTATGGTTTTGTTTATGTAGATATAGATAATTTAGGAAATGGAACTGGAAAACGTTATAGGAAAAAATCCTTCAATTGGTATAAGGAAGTCATTGCAACCAATGGAGAAAATTTATAG